The Equus caballus isolate H_3958 breed thoroughbred chromosome 12, TB-T2T, whole genome shotgun sequence genome contains a region encoding:
- the LTO1 gene encoding protein LTO1 homolog isoform X1: MAGSQDMFDAIVMADDRFHGEGYQEGYEEGSTLGIIEGRQHGTLHGAKIGSEIGCYQGFAFAWRCLLHTCAAEKDREAAIAAPMNRFALGRLPRVTEGSRDWQGLRSKKMKVLESLIGLIEKFPYDDPTYDKLHEDLDRIRGKFKQLCSLLNVQPDFKISVEGSGLSF, from the exons GTTCCATGGGGAAGGGTATCAGGAAGGCTATGAAGAAGGCAGTACTTTGGGTATAATTGAAGGAAGACAGCACGGCACGTTACACGGAGCTAAAATTGGATCTGAG ATCGGGTGCTACCAAGGTTTTGCGTTTGCTTGGAGATGTCTCCTGCACACTTGTGCCGCTGAGAAGGACAG AGAGGCAGCCATCGCAGCTCCGATGAACCGATTTGCCCTTGGCAGACTTCCTCGTGTGACGGAGGGCAGCAGGGACTGGCAGGGGCTCAGGAG CAAAAAGATGAAGGTCTTAGAGTCGCTGATTGGCCTGATTGAGAAATTCCCCTACGACGACCCCACTTACGATAAGCTGCACGAGGACCTAGACAGGATTCGAGGGAAGTTTAAACAG CTTTGTTCATTACTAAACGTTCAGCCGGACTTTAAAATTAGTGTGGAAGGTTCTGGACTTTCATTTTGA
- the CCND1 gene encoding G1/S-specific cyclin-D1, which yields MAHQLLCCEVETIRRAYPDANLLNDRVLRAMLKAEETCAPSVSYFKCVQKEILPSMRKIVATWMLEVCEEQKCEEEVFPLAMNYLDRFLSLEPVKKSRLQLLGATCMFVASKMKETIPLTAEKLCIYTDNSIRPDELLQMELLLVNKLKWNLAAMTPHDFIEHFLSKMPVAEDNKQVIRKHAQTFVALCATDVKFISNPPSMVAAGSVVAAVQGLHLGSTNSFLSYHRLTRFLSKVIKCDPDCLRACQEQIEALLESSLRQAQQQNLDPKAAEEEEEEEEVDLACTPTDVRDVNI from the exons ATGGCACACCAGCTTCTGTGCTGCGAGGTGGAGACCATCCGCCGGGCATACCCCGATGCCAACCTCCTCAACGACCGGGTGCTGCGGGCCATGCTCAAGGCGGAGGAGACCTGCGCGCCCTCGGTGTCCTACTTCAAGTGTGTGCAGAAGGAGATCCTCCCGTCCATGAGGAAGATCGTGGCCACCTGGATGCTGGAG GTCTGCGAGGAGCAGAAGTGCGAGGAGGAAGTCTTCCCGCTGGCCATGAACTACCTGGACCGCTTCCTGTCGCTGGAGCCCGTGAAAAAGAGCCGCCTGCAGCTGCTGGGGGCCACCTGCATGTTCGTGGCCTCGAAGATGAAGGAGACCATCCCCCTGACGGCCGAGAAGTTGTGCATTTACACGGACAACTCCATCCGGCCCGACGAGCTGCTG CAAATGGAGCTGCTCCTGGTGAACAAGCTCAAGTGGAACCTGGCGGCCATGACCCCGCACGATTTCATCGAGCACTTCCTCTCCAAAATGCCGGTGGCCGAGGACAACAAGCAGGTCATCCGCAAGCACGCTCAGACCTTCGTCGCCCTCTGTGCCACAG ACGTGAAGTTCATTTCCAACCCGCCCTCCATGGTGGCTGCCGGGAGCGTGGTGGCCGCGGTGCAAGGCCTGCACCTGGGGAGCACCAACAGCTTCCTGTCCTACCACCGCCTCACACGGTTCCTCTCCAAAGTGATCAAGTGTGACCCG GACTGCCTGCGGGCCTGCCAGGAGCAGATCGAGGCCCTGCTGGAGTCCAGCCTGCGCCAGGCCCAGCAGCAGAACCTGGACCCCAAGGccgcggaggaggaggaggaggaggaggaggtggaccTGGCCTGCACGCCCACCGACGTGCGGGACGTGAACATTTGA